In Haloplanus rubicundus, one DNA window encodes the following:
- a CDS encoding ABC transporter substrate-binding protein — protein sequence MSRERMTRRDMLGAAGATAVFGLAGCVGGTGGGSGDGGGASATSTPTESTDLSVILNWKPNATQAGYFVADRNGFYEKEGLNVDLVSGQGGGFAAKQVGLGNQDLGLGTGVALLQARNRDLDIRSYAGAQDSNAAIYTVEEEFGGTLTEPSQLAGKRIAVVAESAKTMTYLQMLLEEEGIREDVELVNVGVEQQTSNLLSGNVDAAVGIFSDSLGLQRKGYDASMLWLANYTPAIGRTVFTRPEYAAENPDAIRGFLRATARGWAWASNDPEGAMDRMVEARPSLSKSREIGVLKMKYTAKNLVLSETVREHGWGHQRADTWDRVVTSLAENDVIESGTTADGVWTNDYLDTDTDYVGSYAAQVSTDYDLPV from the coding sequence ATGTCTCGGGAACGCATGACGCGGCGCGATATGTTGGGGGCGGCAGGTGCAACGGCAGTGTTCGGTCTCGCCGGCTGTGTCGGCGGGACGGGGGGCGGTAGCGGCGACGGCGGGGGCGCGAGCGCGACGAGTACGCCGACGGAGTCGACCGATCTCTCCGTCATCCTGAACTGGAAGCCGAACGCCACGCAGGCGGGCTACTTCGTCGCCGACCGGAACGGCTTCTACGAGAAGGAGGGGCTGAACGTCGACCTCGTCTCGGGGCAGGGCGGCGGGTTCGCGGCGAAACAGGTCGGCCTCGGAAATCAGGATCTCGGACTGGGGACGGGCGTCGCGCTGTTGCAGGCGCGCAACCGTGATCTCGACATCCGATCGTACGCCGGCGCTCAGGACTCGAACGCCGCCATCTACACGGTCGAGGAGGAGTTCGGGGGGACGCTCACCGAACCGTCACAGCTCGCCGGCAAACGGATCGCCGTCGTCGCCGAGTCGGCCAAGACGATGACGTACCTCCAGATGCTCCTCGAGGAGGAGGGTATCCGCGAGGACGTCGAACTCGTCAACGTCGGCGTCGAGCAACAGACCAGCAACCTCCTCTCGGGGAACGTCGACGCCGCGGTGGGCATCTTCTCCGACTCGCTCGGCCTCCAGCGGAAGGGGTACGACGCGTCGATGCTCTGGCTGGCGAACTACACGCCGGCAATCGGTCGCACCGTCTTCACCCGGCCGGAGTACGCCGCGGAGAACCCAGACGCCATCCGTGGCTTCCTCCGCGCGACCGCCCGCGGCTGGGCGTGGGCGTCGAACGATCCCGAGGGCGCGATGGATCGGATGGTCGAGGCGCGGCCGAGCCTGTCGAAATCGCGGGAGATCGGGGTGCTCAAGATGAAATATACGGCCAAGAACCTGGTGTTGAGCGAGACGGTCCGGGAACACGGCTGGGGCCACCAGCGTGCCGACACCTGGGACCGCGTGGTCACGAGCCTCGCGGAGAACGACGTGATCGAGTCGGGGACGACCGCCGACGGCGTCTGGACCAACGACTACCTCGACACGGACACCGACTACGTCGGCAGCTACGCCGCGCAGGTCTCCACCGACTACGACCTCCCCGTCTGA
- a CDS encoding ABC transporter permease yields the protein MSTARVPVPARRLLDSLSRPAIAAVSLGVAVLAWQVATVVTGVPTILLPAPTEVLAAIRGNRADVTRHLAYTGYEIGLGWLAGVGAGVAFAGVMAASKRLRLAVYPLLVSIRIVPLVAIAPLLIVAFGATLGTRVLMAAILTFFPVTVSTLDGLLSVPSSQLDLLRSVEASTWTRIRHIRLPNALPSVFAGVKIATPLAIEGVLLAEFLASSRGLGHAVLQASADLDTALLFGEVALIVGLGLTLFGLVAGYERRVRWTDGSDGVASGFGTRSGDGVSTPERVRFGAVALAALVGVWMAGTATVPNADAFLPAPTAVAASVLATPGLFLTASVGSFQKLAAGWALGATVGGLVGALVAFAPRTRPVAGPFLVGARVTPTIVAAPLLLVWLGISFTAATVLIGLATFFPIAVATASGLTTLPESHRSLLDSVDAPRRARLAVRLRYGLPTVVAGVKLSLVSGLSGVVIAEWFVANGGLGVLVNQGMRNLQPTLTYAAIACLFALGMGLFGGTTLLQRRLDW from the coding sequence ATGTCGACGGCCCGCGTTCCCGTTCCAGCACGGCGGTTGCTCGATAGCCTCTCCCGGCCAGCTATCGCCGCCGTCTCCCTCGGGGTCGCGGTCCTCGCGTGGCAGGTGGCGACGGTCGTCACCGGCGTCCCGACCATCCTGTTGCCCGCACCGACGGAGGTGCTCGCGGCGATTCGCGGCAACCGCGCCGACGTCACTCGCCACCTCGCGTACACGGGGTACGAGATCGGTCTCGGGTGGCTCGCGGGCGTCGGCGCCGGCGTCGCGTTCGCGGGCGTCATGGCCGCCTCCAAGCGCCTGCGGCTCGCGGTGTACCCGCTGCTCGTCTCGATCCGGATCGTGCCGCTCGTCGCCATCGCGCCGCTCCTGATCGTCGCCTTCGGCGCGACGCTCGGGACGCGGGTCCTGATGGCAGCGATCCTCACCTTCTTTCCCGTCACCGTGTCGACCCTCGACGGTCTCCTGTCGGTGCCGTCGAGTCAACTCGACCTCCTGCGATCCGTCGAGGCGTCGACGTGGACGCGCATCCGGCATATCCGCCTGCCGAACGCGCTGCCGAGCGTCTTCGCCGGCGTGAAAATCGCCACCCCGCTCGCGATCGAGGGCGTCCTCCTCGCCGAGTTCCTCGCGTCGTCGCGCGGTCTCGGCCACGCCGTGTTGCAGGCGTCCGCGGACCTCGACACCGCCCTCCTGTTCGGCGAGGTGGCGCTGATCGTCGGCCTCGGCCTGACGCTGTTTGGCCTGGTCGCGGGCTACGAACGGCGGGTCCGCTGGACCGACGGGTCGGACGGCGTCGCGAGCGGGTTCGGGACCCGAAGCGGGGACGGCGTGTCGACGCCGGAGCGGGTCCGTTTCGGCGCCGTCGCCCTGGCCGCCCTCGTCGGCGTCTGGATGGCCGGGACGGCCACCGTTCCGAACGCGGACGCGTTCCTGCCCGCGCCGACGGCCGTCGCCGCGTCGGTGCTGGCGACGCCCGGCCTGTTCCTTACCGCGTCGGTCGGCTCGTTCCAGAAACTCGCCGCGGGATGGGCGCTCGGCGCGACGGTCGGCGGCCTCGTGGGCGCCCTCGTCGCGTTCGCCCCGCGAACCCGGCCCGTCGCCGGCCCGTTCCTCGTCGGCGCGCGCGTGACGCCGACCATCGTCGCCGCCCCCCTGTTGCTCGTCTGGCTCGGCATCTCCTTTACCGCCGCGACGGTACTGATCGGGCTCGCGACCTTCTTCCCCATCGCCGTCGCGACGGCGAGTGGGCTGACGACGCTCCCAGAGAGTCACCGGTCGCTGCTCGACTCGGTGGACGCCCCGCGCCGGGCGCGGCTGGCCGTCCGCCTCCGCTACGGGCTCCCGACCGTCGTCGCCGGGGTGAAGCTCTCGCTCGTCAGCGGCCTCTCGGGCGTCGTCATCGCGGAGTGGTTCGTCGCCAACGGCGGCCTCGGCGTCCTCGTCAACCAGGGGATGCGGAACCTGCAGCCGACGCTGACGTACGCCGCCATCGCCTGCTTGTTCGCGCTCGGGATGGGGCTGTTCGGGGGGACGACGCTCCTGCAGCGGCGGCTCGACTGGTAG
- a CDS encoding histone deacetylase family protein produces MQFGYSETCLDHDTGERHPETADRLRAIRQQLARRHGVEYVDADPAMVDAVTAVHDADYVDDLREFCADGGGEWDPDTVASEGTWDAALTSAGLAQWAAERALAGDDGRETPFSLGRPPGHHAVEADAMGFCFFNNAAVAAQAVIDAGDADRVAIFDWDVHHGNGTQDIFYDREDVYYVSVHEQGLYPGTGDVEETGTGAGEGTTLNVPLRAGAGDTDYLRVCERAVEPVLDRFDPDLLLVSAGFDAHRHDPISRMRVSTEGYALLTDRVRGTAADVGAGLGFVLEGGYGLDTLSESIATVHETFDGRAPVEDDGDPTDDTTELLDEVRSIHGLD; encoded by the coding sequence ATGCAGTTCGGCTACAGCGAGACCTGTCTCGACCACGACACCGGCGAACGGCATCCGGAGACGGCCGACCGACTCCGGGCGATCCGCCAGCAGCTCGCCCGCCGGCACGGCGTCGAGTACGTCGACGCCGACCCGGCGATGGTCGACGCCGTCACCGCCGTCCACGACGCCGACTACGTCGACGACCTCCGTGAGTTCTGCGCGGACGGCGGCGGGGAGTGGGATCCCGACACCGTCGCCTCCGAGGGGACGTGGGACGCCGCGCTCACGAGCGCCGGACTGGCACAGTGGGCGGCCGAACGCGCCCTCGCGGGCGACGACGGCCGCGAGACCCCGTTCTCGCTCGGACGCCCCCCGGGCCACCACGCCGTCGAAGCCGACGCGATGGGCTTCTGTTTCTTCAACAACGCCGCCGTGGCCGCACAGGCCGTCATCGACGCCGGCGACGCCGACCGCGTCGCCATCTTCGACTGGGACGTCCACCACGGTAACGGCACGCAGGACATCTTCTACGACCGCGAGGACGTCTACTACGTCTCGGTCCACGAACAGGGACTGTATCCGGGCACCGGCGACGTGGAGGAGACGGGTACCGGGGCGGGCGAGGGGACGACGCTCAACGTCCCGCTCCGCGCCGGGGCGGGCGACACGGACTACCTGCGGGTGTGCGAGCGGGCGGTCGAACCCGTCCTCGACCGCTTCGATCCCGACCTGTTGCTCGTGAGCGCCGGCTTCGACGCCCACCGCCACGACCCCATCTCGCGGATGCGCGTCTCGACCGAGGGGTACGCCCTCCTCACCGATCGGGTCCGGGGGACGGCCGCCGACGTCGGCGCCGGCCTCGGGTTCGTCCTCGAGGGCGGCTACGGTCTCGACACGCTCTCGGAGAGCATCGCGACGGTCCACGAGACGTTCGACGGTCGGGCGCCGGTCGAGGACGACGGCGATCCGACCGACGACACGACGGAGCTACTCGACGAGGTGCGGTCGATCCACGGGCTGGACTAG
- the cca gene encoding CCA tRNA nucleotidyltransferase, which translates to MSDFESVVARVADRVTPDAAERERLRAAVDDLTARVRDAVADLPVDADVVQVGSTARGTWLADDRDIDLFVRFPADLARADLERHGLAVGRAALPDGHEEYAEHPYVTGEIRGFDVDLVPCYDVADAAAIQSAVDRTPFHDAYLQERLDDALARDVRLFKAFLTGIGAYGSDLRTRGFSGYLSELLVLEYGGFEPLLRAAADWHPPVRLDPEDHGTATFDDPLVVVDPTDPERNVAAVCSAENVARLQHYARELLDTPREDLFVPSDPAPLDAAAVRAHLDRRGSTPVAVVFEAPDLVDDQLYPQLRKSLHGVADELDRRGFAPLRSATFAADRAVLLVELAVGELASVERHAGPPVHVREHATGFADAYADRDVYGPFLDGDRYVVERDREFTTPAELLRSDALFDVALGAHVETALDDGYDLLIGDEIATLADDFGVPLARYFEPTP; encoded by the coding sequence ATGAGCGACTTCGAGTCGGTCGTCGCGCGGGTGGCCGACCGTGTGACCCCGGACGCCGCCGAGCGCGAGCGGCTCCGGGCGGCCGTCGACGACCTGACCGCCCGGGTCCGTGACGCCGTCGCCGACCTCCCCGTCGACGCCGACGTGGTGCAGGTCGGGTCGACGGCCCGTGGGACGTGGCTCGCCGACGACCGCGACATCGACCTCTTCGTCCGCTTTCCGGCCGACCTCGCCCGCGCCGACCTGGAGCGACACGGACTCGCCGTCGGTCGCGCCGCCCTCCCCGACGGCCACGAGGAGTACGCCGAACACCCCTACGTCACCGGCGAGATCCGCGGGTTCGACGTGGACCTCGTGCCCTGTTACGACGTGGCCGACGCGGCGGCCATCCAGTCGGCAGTCGACCGCACCCCCTTCCACGACGCCTACTTGCAGGAACGCCTCGACGACGCCCTCGCCCGCGACGTACGCCTGTTCAAGGCCTTTCTCACCGGGATCGGTGCCTACGGGAGCGACCTCCGCACCCGCGGGTTCTCCGGCTACCTCTCCGAACTCCTCGTCCTCGAGTACGGCGGCTTCGAACCCCTCCTCCGCGCCGCCGCTGACTGGCACCCGCCGGTCCGTCTCGACCCCGAAGATCACGGGACGGCGACGTTCGACGACCCGCTGGTCGTCGTCGACCCGACCGACCCCGAGCGCAACGTCGCCGCCGTCTGCTCGGCCGAGAACGTCGCCCGCCTCCAGCATTACGCCCGCGAACTCCTCGATACCCCCCGCGAGGACCTCTTCGTCCCGAGCGATCCCGCTCCCCTCGACGCCGCCGCCGTCCGCGCCCACCTCGACCGCCGGGGGTCGACGCCCGTCGCCGTCGTCTTCGAGGCACCCGACCTCGTCGACGATCAGCTCTACCCCCAGCTCCGAAAGTCGCTCCACGGGGTCGCCGACGAACTCGACCGCCGGGGCTTCGCGCCGCTTCGCTCCGCGACCTTTGCCGCCGACCGCGCCGTCCTCCTCGTCGAACTCGCCGTCGGCGAACTCGCGAGCGTGGAGCGCCACGCCGGCCCGCCGGTCCACGTCCGCGAGCACGCGACCGGCTTCGCCGACGCCTACGCCGACCGCGACGTGTACGGTCCCTTCCTCGACGGCGACCGCTACGTCGTCGAACGGGACCGCGAGTTCACGACGCCCGCCGAGTTGCTCCGGAGCGACGCCCTCTTCGACGTGGCCCTCGGCGCCCACGTCGAGACGGCGCTCGACGACGGCTACGACCTGCTGATCGGCGACGAGATAGCGACTCTCGCCGACGACTTCGGCGTTCCACTCGCCCGGTACTTCGAGCCGACGCCCTAG
- a CDS encoding GtrA family protein: MLRRLLRAVLVGPEAPQLRRFFLVGVLAAGFQTALLGTLVEWGRVQYLLAAVVSIEITIILQYGVNNHWTFHASRHQGWREYAQGLLRTNVVRGTAIPIQVGVLYALVSTAAIPYLIANGVGIVVSGVYRYVLDSRWTWQ; the protein is encoded by the coding sequence ATGCTCCGGCGACTGCTGCGGGCGGTACTGGTCGGTCCCGAGGCGCCGCAACTTCGGCGGTTCTTCCTCGTCGGCGTGTTGGCCGCCGGCTTCCAGACCGCGCTGCTCGGCACGCTCGTCGAGTGGGGACGCGTCCAGTATCTGCTGGCCGCGGTCGTCTCCATCGAAATCACGATCATCCTCCAGTACGGCGTCAACAACCACTGGACGTTCCACGCCTCGCGCCATCAGGGTTGGCGCGAGTACGCCCAGGGTCTCTTGCGGACGAACGTCGTCCGGGGGACGGCCATTCCCATTCAGGTCGGCGTCCTGTACGCGCTCGTCTCGACGGCGGCCATCCCCTATCTGATCGCCAACGGCGTCGGCATCGTCGTCAGCGGCGTCTACCGGTACGTCCTCGACTCGCGGTGGACGTGGCAGTGA
- a CDS encoding sulfatase-like hydrolase/transferase encodes MTDSPVSNAVLVTVDSLRTDAIEPYGGEYDTPTLSALAERGTVFENAFAHGNWTPMSFPSILASRPVFADTGRIGVDGEDVTTLAEQLQSAGVATGGFNAANGFLTEHWGYDDGFDDFDAFVGGSTDGRAGEFVAAHPTWGAWLQLLTSPFRRAGNFLRGGADDQPFTDASRMLDTERAATSFIAETDEPFFLWVHYMDAHTPYVPAPRYLRGTDRRVGKVRMLVAHVRTGLGWSVGDRTLADLRTLYQGAVRQVDASLDRLLDSLDEAGVADDTAVILAGDHGEEFMDHGHLAHYPKLYEELVHVPLIVDVPGIEPRRVSEHVGLDAVAPTVCDLLGVAPADEWVGESLLPTIRDGVAPLDTPVVTVTVRGDDVTQQPIPRSLDEGDLLVSARDADWTYILNTETGAEELYDRRTDPIEQSDRSADDEPTAAAAREHLRTVAEEHASTLESVEREAGGDGVDDDIETRLEALGYR; translated from the coding sequence ATGACAGATTCCCCCGTCTCCAACGCCGTTCTCGTCACCGTCGACTCCCTTCGGACCGACGCCATCGAACCGTACGGCGGCGAGTACGACACACCCACGCTCTCGGCGCTCGCCGAGCGGGGCACCGTCTTCGAGAATGCCTTCGCCCACGGCAACTGGACGCCGATGTCCTTCCCCTCGATTCTCGCCTCGCGCCCCGTCTTCGCCGACACGGGTCGCATCGGCGTCGACGGCGAGGACGTGACCACCCTCGCCGAACAGTTGCAGTCGGCAGGCGTCGCCACCGGCGGCTTCAACGCCGCCAACGGCTTCCTCACCGAACACTGGGGCTACGACGACGGCTTCGACGACTTCGACGCCTTCGTCGGCGGGAGCACCGACGGCCGCGCCGGCGAGTTCGTCGCCGCCCACCCGACGTGGGGCGCGTGGCTCCAACTGCTCACCTCGCCCTTTCGCCGCGCCGGGAACTTCCTGCGTGGCGGCGCGGACGACCAGCCCTTCACCGACGCGTCGCGGATGCTCGACACCGAGCGGGCGGCCACCTCCTTTATCGCCGAGACGGACGAACCCTTCTTCCTCTGGGTCCACTACATGGACGCCCACACGCCGTACGTCCCCGCCCCGCGATACCTTCGGGGCACCGACCGACGCGTCGGGAAGGTGCGCATGCTGGTCGCCCACGTCCGCACGGGCTTGGGGTGGTCGGTCGGCGACCGCACCCTCGCGGACCTCCGGACGCTGTATCAGGGCGCGGTGCGACAGGTCGACGCCAGTCTGGACCGACTGCTCGATTCCCTCGACGAGGCCGGCGTCGCCGACGATACCGCCGTCATTCTCGCCGGCGACCACGGCGAGGAGTTCATGGACCACGGCCACCTCGCTCACTACCCCAAGCTCTACGAGGAACTCGTCCACGTCCCCCTGATCGTCGACGTGCCGGGGATAGAGCCGCGACGCGTATCGGAACACGTCGGCCTCGACGCCGTCGCGCCGACGGTCTGTGACCTGCTCGGCGTCGCTCCGGCCGACGAGTGGGTCGGCGAGAGCCTCCTTCCGACGATTCGGGACGGCGTCGCGCCCCTCGACACCCCGGTGGTGACCGTCACCGTCCGCGGCGACGACGTGACCCAACAGCCCATCCCCCGATCGCTCGACGAGGGCGACCTGTTGGTGAGCGCCCGCGACGCCGACTGGACGTACATCCTGAACACGGAGACGGGAGCCGAGGAGCTGTACGACCGGCGGACGGACCCGATCGAGCAGTCGGATCGGTCGGCCGACGACGAGCCGACCGCCGCGGCCGCGCGCGAACACCTCCGGACAGTCGCCGAAGAGCACGCGTCGACGCTGGAGTCGGTCGAGCGCGAGGCGGGCGGCGACGGCGTCGACGACGACATCGAGACGAGACTGGAAGCGCTCGGGTATCGGTAG